The DNA region GCTGATGTTGCGCTTCCGGGAGTATGGCGCCGAATTCGTCCGCCACCGCGATGCCCTGAGGGCCCTGCCCTTGACCGAGGTGGAGCGGCAGGCGCTGGAGGCGGCCCGGCAGAAAATCCGCACCTCCACGGCCCTCATGGAGGAGGTGGTGCAGCTTCTGGAGGAAAACCGCGACTTCGAGGCGGATCGTCTCCTGCTTGAGCAGGCGTTGCCCGCGCAGCAGGCGGTCTATGGCCATTTCCGTGAACTCCTCGCGCTGCAGGAGGAAGCCAGCGCGCAGGCGGCAGCGGAGGCGCGGCGCAGTTATCAGTTTGCCTTCGGCCTGGTCATGTTGCTGGGTCTTTCCGCCTTGGGCCTGGCGGTGATCGTCTCCGTGCGTGTGGTGCGCCGCACCCTTGCTGCCGAGCGTGCCCTGGCCCAAGAACGGGATCGCGCGGAAATCACCCTGCATTCCATCGGCGATGCGGTGATCAGTACCGATGCCGCCGGCCGCATCCTCCACCTCAACCCCATGGCGGAACGGCTGACCGGCTGGTCATTGGCCGAGGCGAAGGGGCGGGAGGTGGATGAAATCTACCGCGTCGTGGATGAACGGGACCGCCGGCCTCTTAAGCGCGCCATCCAGGCGGCGTTGGGTAATGATCCCACGACCGTCACGCCCACCATGCCGCTCCTCATCAGCCGCAAGGGCGCGGAATACGCCATCGAGCAGACGGTCTCCCCCATCCGCGCCGGGGACGGGCGCATCCTGGGCGCGGTAGTGGTCTTCCGCGACGTCACCACGGAACGCACCCTCGCCCAGGAGCTGGCCTGGCAGGCGAGCCACGATGCCTTGACCGGTCTCGTCAACCGGCACGAATTCGAACGGCGCCTTTCCGTTTTGGCCGAGCGGGCGCGCAGTGGCAAGGAACATCACGTGCTGCTCTATCTCGATCTCGACCAGTTCAAGCTGGTCAACGACGTCTGCGGCCACATCGCCGGTGACGAGCTTTTGCGCCAGTTGGCGGCGGTGCTGAGACAGAAGCTGCGGGCGGAAGACACCCTGGCCCGCCTCGGGGGTGACGAGTTCGGAGTGCTCCTGCCCGGCCGCAGCAGCGTAGAGGGGGTGGCGGTGGCGGAACATCTGCGGCAGGAAATCGCCGAGTTCCGCTTCGTCTGGGAAGACAAGACCTTCACCGTGGGCGCTTCCGTCGGCGTGGTGGAGCTGGGCCCCCACTGCGGGGGGCTCGCTTCGGTGCTGGCTGCTGCCGACACCGCCTGTTACATGGCGAAGGAACGGGGACGCAACCGGGTCTTCGTCCACCGGGCGGCCGATGCCGATGTGCGCCGGCGTCATGGGGAAATCGAATGGGTGGACCGTTTGACCCGCGCCTTCGAGGAGGGACGTTTCCGCCTTTATTTCCAGGAAATTCATCCCCTGCCCCTGGGTCAGCCGTGCCGCCGGCGGGAAATCCTGCTGCGCATGGTGGATGGCGATGGGCAGCTGGTGCCCCCCATGGCCTTCATCCCTGCCGCGGAACGCTACAACCTCATGCCCACCCTGGACCGCTGGGTGGTGCGCACTACCTTCGAGTGGCTGGCACGCAACCGCGATGGCCTGTGCCCCGATGCCCTGCTTTCCATCAATCTGTCCGGCCAGTCCCTCGGGGATGAGGCCTTCGGCGATTTCGTTCTCGATGAAATCCGCAAGCGGGGGATCGACGCCCGCCACATCTGCTTCGAAATCACAGAGACGGTGGCCATCGCCAACCTCTCCCGCGCGCTGCGTCTGATGAACACCTTGCGCGCCGCCGGCTGCCGTTTCTCCCTCGACGATTTCGGCAGCGGCATGTCCTCCTTCGCTTACCTCAAGACCCTGCCCGTGGATTCCATCAAGATCGACGGTGGCTTCGTGCGCGACATGCTCACCGATGCGGTGGATTTCGCCATGGTGGAGGCGATCACGCGGATCGGCCATGTGATGGGGCTTGCCACCATTCGCGGATTCAAGTTTGAAGTGCAATTTTGATTAACGGGTAGGTGGGTCAGAATGTGCGAGCATTTTGCCCCATCAA from Burkholderiales bacterium includes:
- a CDS encoding EAL domain-containing protein, which gives rise to MSESAFSFSRSARTLIAGFAVVCLLLAVVGATALWQMRETNARLARIVEEANAKITHVNAMQSASRERALAVQSMLLSTDPFERDALMLRFREYGAEFVRHRDALRALPLTEVERQALEAARQKIRTSTALMEEVVQLLEENRDFEADRLLLEQALPAQQAVYGHFRELLALQEEASAQAAAEARRSYQFAFGLVMLLGLSALGLAVIVSVRVVRRTLAAERALAQERDRAEITLHSIGDAVISTDAAGRILHLNPMAERLTGWSLAEAKGREVDEIYRVVDERDRRPLKRAIQAALGNDPTTVTPTMPLLISRKGAEYAIEQTVSPIRAGDGRILGAVVVFRDVTTERTLAQELAWQASHDALTGLVNRHEFERRLSVLAERARSGKEHHVLLYLDLDQFKLVNDVCGHIAGDELLRQLAAVLRQKLRAEDTLARLGGDEFGVLLPGRSSVEGVAVAEHLRQEIAEFRFVWEDKTFTVGASVGVVELGPHCGGLASVLAAADTACYMAKERGRNRVFVHRAADADVRRRHGEIEWVDRLTRAFEEGRFRLYFQEIHPLPLGQPCRRREILLRMVDGDGQLVPPMAFIPAAERYNLMPTLDRWVVRTTFEWLARNRDGLCPDALLSINLSGQSLGDEAFGDFVLDEIRKRGIDARHICFEITETVAIANLSRALRLMNTLRAAGCRFSLDDFGSGMSSFAYLKTLPVDSIKIDGGFVRDMLTDAVDFAMVEAITRIGHVMGLATIRGFKFEVQF